A genomic window from Sorex araneus isolate mSorAra2 chromosome 2, mSorAra2.pri, whole genome shotgun sequence includes:
- the LOC129401766 gene encoding olfactory receptor 7A10-like has product MSEFLLLGLSQDPEVQPLIYVIFLSMYLTTVLGNLLIILAASSDSRLHTPMYFFLCNLSLVDICFTSTIVPKMLQNILLQTKAISYEGCITQMFFFILFVTLNDFLLTVMAYDRFVAICHPLHYTVIMNPCVCGLMVLGCWVLALLNSSMEALVSLRLSFCTKMEIPHFFCDLDQLIKLACSDTFLNNLIVFCAVLFLAGGPLLGIIYSYSKIISSIRGVASAQGRYKAFSTCASHLSVVSLFYATCMGVYLSSAVSETAYPSAVASVLYTVVTPMLNTFIYSLRNKDIKRALKTLFMQGIAKRSIVLH; this is encoded by the coding sequence ATGTCAGAGTTTCTCCTCCTGGGACTCTCCCAGGATCCGGAAGTCCAGCCCCTCATCTATGTGattttcctgtccatgtacctgaccACGGtcttggggaacctgctcatcatcctggccgccAGCTCAGACTCCcgcctccacacgcccatgtacttcttcctctgcaACCTGTCCctggtggacatctgcttcacctccaccattgtccctaaaATGCTGCAGAACATCCTGCTGCAAACAAAAGCCATCAGCTACGAAGGCTGCATCACTCAGATGTTCTTTTTCATCCTCTTCGTTACCCTGAATGACTTCCTCTTGACcgtcatggcctatgaccgctttgtggccatctgccaccccctgcactacacggtcatcatgaacccTTGTGTCTGTGGGCTGATggtcctggggtgctgggtgctaGCTCTCTTGAATTCTTCCATGGAAGCCTTAGTGTCCTTGCGTCTGTCCTTCTGCACCAAGATGGAGATCCCTCACTTTTTCTGTGATCTCGACCAACTGATAAAACTTGCTTGTTCCGACACTTTCCTGAATAACTTGATCGTGTTCTGTGCTGTTCTCTTCCTTGCTGGTGGCCCTTTACTCGGTATTATTTACTCTTATTCCAAGATCATTTCCTCTATTCGTGGCGTGGCATCCGCTCAGGGCAGGTAcaaggccttttccacctgcGCCTCCCACCTCTCCGTGGTCTCCTTATTCTATGCCACATGCATGGGGGTGTACCTGAGCTCTGCGGTGAGCGAAACAGCATATCCAAGTGCTGTGGCCTCGGTGCTGTAcacggtggtcacccccatgctgaacaccttcatctacagcctccgGAACAAGGACATCAAGAGGGCCCTGAAAACGCTTTTTATGCAGGGAATCGCAAAACGATCAATTGTCCTCCACTGA